From Erigeron canadensis isolate Cc75 chromosome 5, C_canadensis_v1, whole genome shotgun sequence:
aaacacagTTTGGTTGTAGGTGATAATAGATATGGGTTGTAAAAATATGATGTGCGTTTTTGTTATATTGATCACTTTGTTCAAATACGACGTCGTTGCAGCAGACCAGATCTTCCCAACTCATTCAGGTATTTTTACCACAAATTCGTTTCTGggtattgtttatttttattagatttGTAATCTTTTGTCATAATTTTGATTCTTTTTCATCTGGGCAATTGTTAAATTGTGTGCATTGAGGTTAATGTTAAGACTTTGGATGTTATGTTGACTTTTTGATATAATATGTTTGACTTTATTCATATTGAAATAGTTGGGGTTTATTTATTTAGGTAAATGAAGTGATTGAAGGGTGTTTAGTTGGTAAATGTTTACATGTAATTTGGTTTATCTTAATGGTTAAACGGGTAGGATTTTCGTGTTCAGGCTACCTGGGGAAAGTCGAGCGTTATGTATGTGGCCTAACTGGCATTTCCGTGGCGACCTTTTCCCTCGACAACCAAGACTAGTGAGGTTCGAATCTAGGTTTAGGATGCCGTACCACTAGGCcaattttctcgattttgacagaccaatgtgttgttaaacacttatataatgataattagttatacactatgttagttttatggacttctaatgcatcaaaatgtagtttttaagtgttctcaccgtgttcttattttaagtctgttcttatttgattgtccccctatatatatatatatatatatataccaataaactaaaacaggattgatatgttcttgaaacgacacatgTCGCAGTccttgatcgacatgtgtccttttaatttatttattttgttaaattatcttttttagttgtataaaaattcaattttcttataagACTTATTactaaactctaactcttggctaattaatacaaaagatattatatcCTTACTTGATTgttcgttttctcattaataaattgtctctttttctttttcaattcttcaacttctattacttatattagctctaataaattattaacacGGAGACTTCAAAATGTGAGTTTACAATCCAAAATTATAAGGCTATTTgccatcatccactatgcttatacgttccgattttgatgtggttctaAAAATCGAAGGTAAATtcaaaattctaactaaacatatattgtatttatcattttattttcgctcatcgatttattttaaccacaatttatttcatactcacgaatcatgtatgaggcatattcgaatttctttatgatacaatttatatagataccgtacatcgtacgggtattaggactagtatatacatatatatatatatcaagtgtggtgacaagtgaaatttgtatattcaaaagacaaAGATACAGCATGTACAGCAGTTCTTTTTTGCATTGTTTTATACGAGTGATATTCAGATATATGACCAAAAGAAGTTATATATTGAGGAGTCATACTGTAAAGAGAAGGTAAATTATGTAAAGGAGTCCTCGTCGCATCCATATATTGCCTGACGAATTACCGGGCTAGGAGTGCATAACTTTGTTGAGGGCTAATAAATTTTGCCATCTCTTGGCATGACTTAGTATTGCTGTTTGTACCATTGTTTAATGGCTCATCAAATGTATGATTTCGTAGTGCCTATCGTCTTAGCCTGTTAGACACCtaattatgattaatattgTTTTCAGCAACAAAACTGACAAGTTGTTGGTAATAGCACAAGGCCTTAAGGGCTTTTCCTTATGGCTCTTCAGTGTATTCATTTTGTGGGACCAACAGTATGGAGCATTGATCCATTAATAGAATGGAGACTTGAGTATGGAGGAAAATGTTATGACTAAATGGGAAAATAGCTATATATGGTTGACTATATCCGAGTTCCAAGTGTGTATGGAAAATCAATGGTTCAACTagtttttctattatttttatgGATACTAGTATTTTGTAGTTTATGATTGATGATTTTGTTGAAAAAATAACGTGATGTAAACTTCAAATGTCTGTAAATCTTTGATTTTTCAGGTGGCTTAAGTCGCAGCTCTCGAGAACCAAAATACGATATTGAGTTTCACACAGAAGATTCACCATTCCTTCCTGTAAGTGAGTAGCATAATAAACTTTACAGTTTGGTATAGGTGGCAATTTAGCCTTGTTACATAAGTTGCCAGAGGTGCTTCCAAATGCTTAAAGGCTTAACGCTtctcaaaacatataaaaacaatatatacataatacttGCTCAGTACAcgccgttaaaaaaaattgctTAGTAGTTTTGAACCAACTTTCAAACATTGGACTATAATGTCATCGGGATGGGTCAACCTGATCTTTTTTAGGAGTAACATGTTTTGTCCTAAACATATTATGATCTATTACAATACCTGCTAGCCCACCCAATTTATCACCTCTACAGTCTGGTATTTATGTGAGACGTTTGTGTATTGTAGGACGATGATCAAGAATCTGTGGCCATGCCAAAGAAGAACGGAGAAAAATTTCTTTGTTACTTGCCTAAGGTGGAGAAATCAAAGAGTGACAAGCCAACCATACGTCAAAACACATCCAGTTTGATTTTGGAAACTGAAAAACGCTTCAAGTTGAAGACACCAGATGAACTACTTGAAGCACTTAAAGACGAATGCTTTATAAGGGTTAGGACTTTAACCAAACTCAGTGATTACCTGGCCTAGTGCttctttatctttcattttaAGTAGAGGTAgctattaaaaaaatcaatgcCTCAAATctccttttttaaattttttttttttttgaaaattgactTTTATTAACATAAACACCACCTCACCAAAACAGTGGGGTGGTACATCCACAACATATGTACAGCAGATTACATTACATGAGATTAAAATTCGACCAGTCTTCCCATTTAATCTGGCCGTTTCTCAATCTAGCTTTATACCATAAGAATCCTAATGTTTTAATTTCCTGgaacactttttcttcattaaTCTTTGCCTTCTCAAAGATTTTCTCGTTTCTAGCCTTCTATATACACCAACAAGCCACGAACATAATCCCTTTAAAAGCCTTCTTAGCCACTCCCTTTAAAAGATTAGTAATATCCGAAGTGGAGAATAGATATATAGGAGATACCTTGCACCATGTACTGATTCTCTGCCAAATGCCAATCGCTAGCTCACATGAACACATTATATGCATAGTCACATAAAACGCGGTACGCTTCGGTACGGGTACGCGGTTCGGGTACGTAATTCGCTAGGTGTGACGAATTCGGTACGGAGGGGGTAGGCTCATTTCGGTACAAGGCGGTATGAAGTTGTACAGTGTACCATGTATTCGGTACGATGTACCAAAAACATAAGTaaacaaaacttataaatttcataagatatagataaaataacaTGATAAAAtccaacaaaataacaaaataaccATAAAGTTTCTATTCTACTCGTTTCCTTTTTCCTTTGTCATTGAAGATAATTGATAGTGAATGGAGAAATTGTAGTAGAAGATTAGAAGTTGGTGTCTTGGTGATATAAAACTCCGTTAAGGTtagtatatatagaagaaacatatacatgtaaatttaattttgtaattaatattaaataaattattttgttaacaAGATAGtattaattacaaaatatattgGGAACTTAGAAGATACTCTCTTTTTGCCGCTCAAATAAGTCCTGGAATCTTACTTTGGTAGTTGGGAAGTCAAACGGTAATGGTACGCGTACCAGTACATTTGAGTCGTTTATATTTTCGATTTGATTCGACGTACCAATGGGAATGGATCGCGTTTATTTCACTTTTTGGTTCGTCGTACCCCACCCGATTCGGTTCACCGTACCACACTACCACTAGCGATCGGATCGCTGGTGACTTCCGTTTCGGTACACTTCGTACCAATACGAGATACGCGGGTCTATGAGCGTTTTATGTGACTATGATTATATGCTCTGCAGATTCGTCCCAAGTCTCGCAGATCCCACAAGCCTTCGAGTCCAGAACACAATTTCTCTCGTAAAGTGCCTCAAATCTCCTAGTTAGTTATATTAATCTCATAGATTCttagtaaaaaatatatattccaaATTATATTTGAGACACCGAGGACATAGAAAAAATATGGTAAATTTCGACAGAAAGTTTTTCGGTCTTTTGGGTTAACAACCACTTTTTGCCTGTACATAAAGCTACCCACTTTTACCTGTTACACAAACCCTCCATCCCttccattttgccacctttgAAGTAAGGTGCTCAATGTTTTCATTTTTGGATCACATCTGTATGTTACTTGTAGAAAATTGGGAATTGAATGCAGACTTATCTTGGTAAATATTTATTGCAGCAAGAAGGATGGTGGACATATGAAATTTGTTATCAAAAGAAGTTGCGTCAAGTTCATCTGGAGGATGGTAAGGTATAAATCAAGATGTATTAGTTTTCTTATACACCTACATCTTTTTTATTGAGAAGTAACTGAAGTAGCTTTACTACCCTGCCAACCCTTTTCAGGTTGTTCAAGAATTTGTATTGGGTGAATATGATGCCGAAGCTACAGCTGCTTACAACCGTAACGAATCTAACATTTCAACTTTGAAAGATCCTCGTTCGAAAGATGCATCACAAAGGTACTGGCATGTCAAATCACATCTGTTCCATATATTTTATAGCAAAAAGGCTAGGtagaaaatgggtcaaaagaAGTTGGGTCGATAGTGACCCACTAACGCATTGTTAATTGTATAATTGAGCGatatattaaacataattacaaaTGATCTGGTTTTCTTTAATATCCTTAGGGTGACTTTGACCTGTTGCCTGTTTGAGTTGTTGCATATCTATCTAAGATTCTAACGTGTATCCATTTGAACAATTGCTTATACCTTGGGTCTTAGCTAAAGGTTGTTAGCTTTGCCAACATAACTTATCCTcagtcaaaatatatataacaatttaacaaCAGGCCTCACATAAATACGTTGAAATTGCCACTTACACAGAAGCAGGGTTTTTGtgattatttatcttattaattCTTTAGTTATATGGTTAATGCAGGTATCATGCTCATCAATACACAAATGGAACCATGTGTGATCTTACAAATGAGCCTCGAGAAACTGAGGTATGATGGACGCAAAATAACGTTACTCTGTTTCGTACAAAGTACAACCATCGTTTTATCCTGATTATTGCTTGTAATTTTTGCAATTTGTAGGTGAGATTTGTTTGTTCTGAACCTAGAGCTATGATTAGTTCTATCACCGAGTTATCAACTTGTAAATATGCACTCACAATTCAGTGCCCAATGCTTTGCAAACACCCGTAAGTGCCCCTCATTCTGTTTTCATTTCTGCACTAATTTTTTCTCACTAAATCAACTAACAACCTATTGACGTTGTCATATCCCTCAACAATTAGTCTgtaaatgtttttataaatgGAAGCGAGGAAAACGGTGACTTTCTATGGTGATCAGATAAACAGCTCACTGAGTGTTTGGTGAATGCTAATTATTTTAAGGAGTATTATATGTTAATCCTACCTGTAAAGATATGGAGTAATTTCAATAAGTATAAAAGGAGAACAGGAGGCTAGACGTAAATCAATAGAAACAAGACGAGCATCATATAAAAAAGTTGAATTGTAATTAGAATTAAGGTTCGATCCCATGGATGATATAGAAGGGATTGTCTATAATGATAGacaaattaaagatttaataatgattctcatatttgattttttcaaTCTTACAATAACCAAAATAGCCTATCTTGTGAAAAAAAGATGAAACAGTTTATGAGATGTGAGTCAAAATATCGTAAAAAAGTTAAAGCAAATGACACAATTGGTATAGCTCTCCATTTTAATAATCAGATTTGTTTTAACTGATATTTAGATACTCTGGAGTATAACATCTTTATCCAAACATTAGAATCTGTTTATAAGATTTCCAATTTCATGACTTGAATCGTAACACTGCCTAAGTAATGAGCCCCTTTTGCATAATTCAAATGGGAAAATAAAAATGGTCCTAACACTCTCCAAGTTGTGAGCTCCTTCTATAAAATACAAGGTGGGAAAATCATAGTGGTCTGTGGTCCTACAAATTTGAGAGCCAAATATGGAGAAAATCGTATAAATGAGTGGATGGAACCCTGAAGAATGATAAAAAGATAAGGGTTTTGGTAACCTTGCTACTAACAAAGCATAGTGTTTCTCAATCTATACCAAAAATTGTAATCCCTAATACTCATAATAAGCTAAAGTGCCCCCTTCCCTCCTGATGGGTAATATTTGTCTTTGCAGGTTGTTCCAAGAAGAAAGACCAGTTTGGTATACAATCAACTGCAATCCACTCTCGAAAGATTACAAACAACCAAATGCAGAGGATGACACTCTGGATCGTAGGATTGCAATGATAACTAATAAGGAATCGTCATCGTCCAGGCCGGTTTCAGAAGAATATGCAACATAAAGATGTATGCACGTTGAATCCCAATTTTCACATCAAATTAGCAAACAGAAAAATGTGGTGGTTTCCTGATAGTTTTGATCATTTATTAGTACTTATGGTACAGTTTTTTCTGACTATATAGTAAAGTCCGTGGAAGTTGACGCAAACACAACTCATGCTGTGTGATTATAGGTTAATGTTATTGCACCCTGTTGTTTTATTATCAAGAAAAGCGGATAGATATTGTAGTTGTATTTATATAGCATGTAGTTTAAACAGCTGGATAATATGGTGCGAACTTTTCGTTTTGTCTGTTCTTGGTTCGGCTTATTTATGTTCGATTTCCTAATCTTGTTTTTTAGGATAATTAGGTATAGTCTTAATATACCTTAACTACAAATTTTAGCTCAGAATACTTGAGTAAAGCTTCATTACTCATTAATTGGAGAATATGATACACATGTATCCAGTGGAGTATATATACAATTGATATGGTAGCTTTAAAATACTTTTGATATAACTGTCTAATAACAAACTCAGACAACCTATACATATACGCAGTTGtatctatttaatttatatttatattgcaTTGCAGTTTAGCATGCTCTGGTGATAGAAAAAGTATTCTAGATAGTAAACCCGTGAAACTGTTATACAGTGTACAAGATCTGTAAGGTTAGCACACATCCCATGGTCTGTATGTATATTCGACATTTCGACTTTGGCTTCCTGACTTATATATGCATTGAGTCATTGAGACGCTCATAAATTACAATCGAAATTTGTAGGATATGATTTTTACCACACATACAAACACTTCAAATACAATTGGATAGTCATTGAGACAACTCAAGAGTGTGAGATCTGAACTGAAATGTTGTAATATTGGGGGTTTTTATATCGCAAGATTTCAGTTCAGATCTCACACTCTGGAGTTGTCTAATCTAGCAAATGACTTTTGCACGCCGGTTTATATTGATTATTGAAGTTGTAGTGTGGAAACCTATGAAACTTGATGCGTGAAATTTGTTACAACCAAATTGTGACTGAAGCAAGGTTAACAAAGTTTTATCTAAATATCACTTTATGTACATAGAGTTGATCATGTTCGTGCTATACATTTCATTTCTGAAGAGAACTAAAAAAGAATCCTTGACGTAGAACAATTGCTTCTCGAGCATTGCAACCAGCATGAGATTAAGCCAACAAGCCCTGCCTCCCTTGGCTGTAGTTTATCCTCCTCTCGCCTCTGCAAGACTCTTAAAAACTCATCTGAGCTTAACCTTCCATCCCGATTCACATCAAATAagtaatatattatatcaaTCACATTGTCATTTAAAGCAATTCCGCAAACCTACCACCAGGCAAATAAGTCTGTTATTATCTGAGTATGAACAACCGATCCTTAACAAATGTAAAAAGCTGTTCTACTACTAACCTGCTCGGTTGCTCTTTGGAAATCCTTCTTTGTAAGGAGCCCGTTCACTTTTCCGTAACTAAAGATGGCAAGAGATAGAGGTCTGAGTTGCGTTCTTAACTCTGCAAACTTCATGAAATCATCTAATGTTATGCGGATGCTCTTGAGACTTGGTTCATCATTTAGTTCTTCAACTCGGTCAAGAAACTTGTTAATATGTCCCATATCAGCAGATGCTACCATTGATAATGCAAAGTCTTTTGCAGATATCGTCCCTTTTGACTTGTAGTCGTAATGAGCAAATTCAAGAGACAAAATCTGGTGATGAAGATCAAATGATAGAATGAATGCTTTATTTTATCACTAACCAATTTAACCTAATATCCAACCCGCCCCACCAAAACTGTCCATTTGCCATCGGGAAGTGATAAATCTACCACAACCTTTAGCCATCCACAACAATGATTgctttatacagttgtacactgtgcAGTATAATGTGTACATTTGTTGTGAATGGCAAAAAaatgttgtagatatatcacttccctttgCCATCTTAAACAATGCGAGAGATTACAGACCTCATTATGCAAATCTTTCAAGAACTGAACGAATTTCCCATAAGCTAGGCGTGATTTTCCATCTTTACCAAAGAAATACTCAAGAAGGCCACCGTTCTCGACAGTCCTTGAAACTTTTAGCCCGTTACGCAGCCCATCCCTATGTCGTACTCCTTGTCTATGTTGAGCTCGCATCAATTCCATTACTTTCTTGAATTCCTCCTTGTCGATTTCTCTATACATAGTTTCAAATAAGATCACACTTATAATAGCACAGAATGATAGAAATAACCTTTATATGAAATAGAAGGAAAACTAACCCATCATTATCTAGATCAAACATCTTAAAAGCTACGCAGAAGCTTGATTCGGGAATACTTAGGAGcgtaacaaaaaatatatatctgtTACAACAAATGCAAACAAATTTAGCCTCTCAAAACCCATTACACTTCAAAAGTTTCATAGCTGAGTTAATTATGCATATGACTTACTCGGCAAAAGAAATAAGCCCATCGTTATTAGTATCGAAAAGCATGAAGAATTCTGAAGGAGGACAATGTAACTCACTAGGCCCCAACTCTCCTTTCAAGCTGCCCTCTCGAACACGAGAAGCTTCAGAAGGAGGAAACACTGGCACCACGGCTCTCATTAAATCGGCAGGAGTCATATATGGCTCACCCTCAGGAGATCGGTAAGATGCAAAATACTCAAACACCTATAGATAGTTGAAATCTGATAATACCTTTCACTAAAACTGGTATTTAGTAGGCTTTGGCTACCCAACGTTGTCTGTAGTTCACAGGCGTTTGGGGGTGCTGTTTGCCATTGGGTACCCCAGGTATCCAGGCATTAATCTTTgttgaatgttcaaaaaaaaaagtatcgtGTGATTTAACAAAAACGcaaataaaatactaaataaTTTTCAGCTTATGAAACTacaaattttttcatttttgttttccgGGCCTCATTTTTCATAAACAGATAATATTTGCAGATGGTctccaaaaatttaaaaatggcCATTTTGGTCATGATAATATCACAACGTGTGATATTTTAAAAACGTAATCTCAAACACCTCGTATGCATAGTAAATATATTCGTACATACCTTCTCCGGTGGACTTTGAGTTCTTATCCTCTTTTCGTACTTGAAGAAAACTTTTCTTCTATACGTATCTGGAAGTATATACGTCGGCTTCTTCTCAGACTCTGTAGACTTATCAGATTCCAAGTACGCATACACAAAATGTGAGTTTGTCAaagatttataattaaaataacaaagTCCTAAACTCAATCCAACTACAACAATTCCAGATTTTAACGATTCAATTAGGGAATCAACCCTCTTGTAACGTTCGTTATTAGACACCGACCCAATGCTCAATGGCTGGTTGCCAGATTTCGTTGCGATTAAACGAGTGCTGTGGTCATGCCCGTAGATTATTCGTGACACAATAGCTGGATGGGTGGTCAAATTAAACAGTTTTTTTCTTATGAATGCAGAGGAAAAATGCATAGTAACGTAAATTTTTGGCTCTCAGTTTTTGGATGAAAAAATTAACGTAAAAAAGGATAATGTTTTTAGTAGTATACGAATTGTGAGGTAACGAATGGTTGGTCTGGATAAATTTGAGCGGGAAAAACGGTAATTTGTTAAATGTGGTTGGTAATTCTGTTTCTTAGATAAGATGGGCCAAATTATGAAGACATTTTCGTTTATACTTGAGAAAAACTAAAACATGTGGGAAATTTTGTTCAAAAACGATGTTCAAGTCGACAAAAGTCACACATAATGGTGTGGGCCAGTAGTCGGGTGAAAAATGAACCATTTAGCGGATCAAAATAGACTTTTTGTAGGTATAGATGACATTTTATTGTAGAcaaaaattaaatgattatacgTTTCTAAAACTTTATGTAATGAATATTTATTATCGACGGATGAAATAGTTGCTgtttttttgaatatatataggttatacttttattattattacgttTCATATTTGCATTTAAGGTTTTATATGTTGAAccatttgtttttttgtgttttgaaCTTGTTAATGCTTAAACCATTACGATATAAAAATTGATCTGTTGGGTTTTCAGTCTAAACGTTTCAAACTTATATACAAATGGAACTAACAAACAGACTTATGGCCTATGGGTTATCCATCTTCATATCTAAATAAATGCTGATATAAATGTGATATACGATTTTACATACTTTTACATACTGTATATGTGTtatacttcttttttttctttttttgtttgtaaagtgagtttcgattcagacgtgttgtaGGCAATTTTAAGCAGAGATTTTCTGAGTCTCCAACTCCCTCCTTATGGAAAATTCAtttgagatgagaaccccaaaactcgaacttgagaccttgGTTAAACTCACCCCggacccacatagtggatttagattATACCCCTGGCCACTGGGGTTTAAGCCAATGGTTTATATGTGTTACACTTACCGTTGAGACATTCCACACAGGCCAAAATATATATCACTACTAGATGAATGCGTAAGTTTAAAAAATAGATAGGATTGATATTTAATAGACTTGAGGCTTCGAGCTGAAGACAGTGGTTCTTCTTTGAATAATCACGTTTACTAATAAAATTgaagtttgatatatataaagacaatATCCTTAAATTCAAATTTGTTGTTAAATAAGATGATTAAAGTTTCTACTACCTtaaatttattgaaaatatattATGGTTTCTTAACTTTGgttagtaattttattttctaagtCGGCATAATGTGCGTAAACAACCTAGTTAGATAATAAGTACCATTATAAAATTCACTAATCGTGGACCCCGGAAGTAAGTTTTCCTATGGTTATGAGTTTGAGCCTCGACTAGCAcaatttttgagtttttaatcTCAAGGTGTTTCTCAAAAAGAGGGGGTTGTGTTATGGGACTCTAGACTAAGTGTTTACTCCCGATTTCCAGCAAATATCTGGAGCGTTGACCCAtaccttacaaaaaaaaaaaaaaaaaaaaaaaaaaaaaaaagaagaagaagataataAGTACCAATCCATTTGGTTGGTGGTCCATTAGTAAAGTCTTTGACCTTGAGTAAATCAACCAGAGTTCAAATTTCACTTcttacatttgtaggagtggattattatgGGGGGTTTCGAGAATCCAGGGTTTCATCCCAGGCATgcatgtgtaacaccccaaatattttaaggtaaaagaaattaaccccttttcatagttttgacattaaattaatttcatagtattttatttttggatatgagattaatttagttggaactttaacggataacgggtaaaatacccacacaTTTTGgaagtgggtcgtggcacccatagaGAGTGCCAGCCACATACATTTTCCTTACTCATATTTCCACTAAACTCTTCTTCATTTCCTCATGCAATTCCATCCCTTTCTTTCAAATCAAAAGCTTAATTCTCTCTAATTCAAAAAAGGAAATCATTATACTAAACATCACCATtatataatcttcattcaagaaattgaaaagctacggtttgtgggttttgagtggtggtggccgaaaatttcaaAGAAGAGGGGGAAAGGAGGATTttcaatttaagtcttgaattagcTTATTGAATCTTGTggtattgaattcccttaaattagttttttatctttcttttgaaattagggttcatggatgaaccaaattgggggtttttgctagaataTGAATTATGATTAATTCATCCCCAatttccttagttaacctagttgtcattgagttatacgatgtgtttgattttgaaatagatgagttcaatgtgataaattgagtttgtaagaaaagatgaatttgttagttattgaaatgtggatgaaaatggtaggattgatgttgttgttatagatgaaagtaactcaatgacaaatgggttaggttttggttttagaaagactagtgattgagtatgactatgttgagctagtcaagttgtgaatgtaagcttatgcacttttatgacatgattataggttgaagcttgcttgtgcttttCGTTTTAGCGTTGTTGTCCtttttgcggaggaggtgagtatatttgcatacctttatgtataagttgggtcaattgaccacatcatgttgaagccttttgtccatggtggttttgaccatttcatgttgaagtttgtaaatccatgtgtggtaattgatgtggcatgagcccatgtggggcattgtgattatgaggcctaagaacctccggggcctaagaatcccgatagttgttATGTTaagaggcctaagaacctccggggcctaagaatcccgatagatatgattgatatgattgtttagcttatatggatccatatatgtgttgatagtatgcaaggtgagcatgtaaatgtggcatgacggtgtcataggttacatgtgaaagtccttgtactttgccctccttcgtattcgtaaatgtatgcaagtatattcactaagcctttgcttatattttagttgtttacccttttataagTAGTTCAGGAAGAAGGAATTAGTGTTGTTGATCGGAAAGAGTTGATTTGAGCTTGAAGTTGGATTTAGCAAgatttgaaggtattaggtcattcttggTTGAATGACTAACTTTTGGTTTAGAGGCCTAGAAATCCCCTCCTCATGGTTCTTGGTACAATTTTCTTTGTTGGTCATACTTTTGTTATAATCATGTAAATGAATCAGGTGTAAAGCTTTTAGAAAGGTTGCGAAATGGCATTTTGGACGAAAatggtgtcaaaatgggtaaatgacccatatGATGGTGTTCATGGGATTTGAAACGAGTTGATGATGTAATTATGTTAAAATGTGTCTATGTTGTTGTTGTCAATCTCTGGAATATGTTTTAAGATGCTTGTTTTGGAATTTGAAGGTTACAAGTTTGATCATGTGTTGAAATGGTTTTAGGGTTGCTGAACTATtgctcactgcggcgcaatgggggtggttttgcccactgcggcgcagtggcaaCCCACGGCCAAAAATGGttttcttcccactgcggcgcagtgggagcgtGTTAaacccactgtggcgcagtggggatTTTCCAGTCTCAAGTCCGAGatttcccactgcggcgcagtggggagtgctcaacccac
This genomic window contains:
- the LOC122600039 gene encoding protein OS-9 homolog, yielding MGCKNMMCVFVILITLFKYDVVAADQIFPTHSGGLSRSSREPKYDIEFHTEDSPFLPDDDQESVAMPKKNGEKFLCYLPKVEKSKSDKPTIRQNTSSLILETEKRFKLKTPDELLEALKDECFIRQEGWWTYEICYQKKLRQVHLEDGKVVQEFVLGEYDAEATAAYNRNESNISTLKDPRSKDASQRYHAHQYTNGTMCDLTNEPRETEVRFVCSEPRAMISSITELSTCKYALTIQCPMLCKHPLFQEERPVWYTINCNPLSKDYKQPNAEDDTLDRRIAMITNKESSSSRPVSEEYAT
- the LOC122600038 gene encoding calcium uptake protein, mitochondrial-like, coding for MHFSSAFIRKKLFNLTTHPAIVSRIIYGHDHSTRLIATKSGNQPLSIGSVSNNERYKRVDSLIESLKSGIVVVGLSLGLCYFNYKSLTNSHFVYAYLESDKSTESEKKPTYILPDTYRRKVFFKYEKRIRTQSPPEKVFEYFASYRSPEGEPYMTPADLMRAVVPVFPPSEASRVREGSLKGELGPSELHCPPSEFFMLFDTNNDGLISFAEYIFFVTLLSIPESSFCVAFKMFDLDNDGEIDKEEFKKVMELMRAQHRQGVRHRDGLRNGLKVSRTVENGGLLEYFFGKDGKSRLAYGKFVQFLKDLHNEILSLEFAHYDYKSKGTISAKDFALSMVASADMGHINKFLDRVEELNDEPSLKSIRITLDDFMKFAELRTQLRPLSLAIFSYGKVNGLLTKKDFQRATEQVCGIALNDNVIDIIYYLFDVNRDGRLSSDEFLRVLQRREEDKLQPREAGLVGLISCWLQCSRSNCSTSRILF